TGGCGTATGTTCATCACCCTCTCCCATACAAAGTACAGCAGAGACCGCCAAAGCATCTAGAAGATTAATCTGCGTCATACGTAAGGGTCGGCCAAAACAATCAGGTTTCCCAACATAACTATATAAAGGAGAAAACCCATACCAACATAATCCTAACCCTAAAACACCCCGACGCATAGGGGTTGTATGACTATCTACAATAATCACTCCGAGATTCTCTAAATGATAAGAACTCTTTAACCAGGCTCCTAAAGCATTTGTGGACGCCAATAAATCTCGAGGATACAAAACGTAATAATCTTGAGCGTTAGACTCATCAATTCCTGCAGATGGAATCAAAATCCCGCGTTTCTTCGTCAGATATAAATCATGACAAGCAGAATAAACATAAGCATCTGATTCCTGCTTGATCAAATCCTCTTTTGTTGTTGTCTTAGTATCAACAACCGCACCCTCACAAAGACTCAAAACCTTTGAAGATAAAGCAATTATAGAATTTTCAGACAAAGAAGGAAGAGATTCTTCTAAAATTTCATAGAGATCATCATGAACATGAACTCTACGCGTGACAATTGGTGAAACTTTCATAATAGCAAAATGTTAAGTCTTCTTTTTCATCTAAAATTGTTTTTTTCCAACCTTCTAGTAGAGATAAAGGGAAAAAAGCATCTCCGTCATAATACTTATGAATGTGTGTTACAAAACACCCATGCAACATGTGATTTTCTAAAAATAAAGAAAACAAATCTCCTCCACCAACAAGGAAAATCGGAGAAGGAAGTTCTAAATTACGAAATTCCTCTAATGAAGATACCCAAACCCTACCCTCAGAATTTTCGTGAAAATTCTTAGAAAAGATGATCGCCTTACGATTTTTCGTATATTTATCGGGAAGACTTTCGAAAGTTTTCCTACCCATGATTAGGGGCATATTTTCTATGGTTTTCGAAAAAAAATTTATGTCCTCAGGATAATTCCAAGGTAGTTTTCCTTGTTTCCCAATCACTCCATTAGGATCACAAGCGGTTATACCAAGTATTTTATACATAGACTCCGGGCCAGGCTGCTGCGGACAACACTCTTTGGTTAGCTTCCACATCATGAACTCGCAGATAGTTCACCCCCTGTTGCTGCAACAATACTGATAAGCTAACAGTTTCCCAATCACGATCTTTGGCATCATATTTTCCTAAAAGAGCGAAGCAAGATTTTCTTGAATGTCCCACTAACGTAGCACAACCGAGCTTTCGAAAGTTGTTCATTTTATGTAACACATTCAATGCTTGTATTTGGGTTGTTCCAAAACCAATGCCAGGATCAAAAATAATTTGATCCTGGTGCAAGCCTAATTCAACAAAAGCTTCTATCTGCTTTTCTCCCCAATTTAATAACTGATCAGAAGCGCACGAAGTAAATGCTAGTGTCTTATCAGCACGAGGAGGAAGAGAGCATGAGTGGTTAATAACTAATAATAAATTCGCGTCTCTAGCAATCTCTGCCATTTCCTTAGAACCGCCTGAAACGTCGTTAATCCATCGAATAGGATAGATCTCTAAAGCTCTTCTAATAATTTCTGGATAAAATGTATCTAATGAGACATCAGGATATTGCTTACGTCCTATCCATTTTTCAGCAAGTAACTTTAATACAGGTTCTAAACGTGCCCACTCTTGTTCTACATCAAGGAGCTGTTTCACTTTAGGATTAGTCGCCTGCCCTCCAAAATCTATAACGGAGGCTCCATGAGCAAATAATTTTTCAGCATGAGCAACCGCTTTAGAAGCTTCAAGATACAATCCTCCATCGGAAATGGAGTTATCAGTGACATTGACTATTCCCATTAATAAAGTACTGGGAGAAAAACTATTTAGAATCATCTCTTGAGGACATGGAAGAAGATGAGCTATTTCTCCAAACGTTTTTAAATGGTATTCAGAAGCTGGTTGATGAAATTTTCTAGTAGGACAAAGTGAAGCAACAAGAGAAAGTAAAAAAGGTCTTTCTAAGATTCTCTCGTGAGGTATGCTGATATCTTTCTGTTGGTAATTTTCATCCCCATATAAAAGGATATCTATATCCAAAATTCTTGGAGACCAAGGTAACGCATCAGAATCTCTACCAAGCCTACGCTCTATGTGTTTTATTCCTTCTAATAACTGTTTCGGTGATAGTGTTGTTTTCCCAATAAGAACAGAATTAAAAAAGGGTAAATCCCATTCTTCTGGAGAACCAGGAAACAACAAAGCCTTTGTTTCTAAAATTATAGAACTTTGCAAATTCTCTATATCTAACTCCTTTAAAAGAGAAAATGCTCTGCGAAAATTTTCAAACCGATTCCCTAGATTAGATCCTAGAGATAAGCAAATAAATTGAGCTGTCGTCATAGGGAGATGTTCCTACTTATTTTAAAGCAAATGGGTTTCAACAAATTAGGAACAGGAGGGCGTTCTTTACGCACCTCTAAATCTATTTTAGAAGCCTTGTTCTTTAACTTTGATTCTAAAGCATCCATCAAAAACTTAGCCAAGCATTCGACTAAAGCACAAGGCTTACTAGAAGCAACTTCCTCTATCAAAGAAGTTATCTCAACATAACAACATGCATCATTGAGATCGTCTGAAACACAAACAGAGGGCTCTTCAAAAAAAGAAAGAACTGTAGAGACTAAGATGGGCTGCTTAAAATGCCGCTCTTCTGGAGAACATCCAAGACGCACCCACACACGAAAATCTGGAATAATTAATTGATATGATTCTGCGGTAACACCTAAAGGTTATAAAATGTATTTGGTTACTTACCCTTGATATTTTTTGCTTTACCCGAGCCCGTTTTTTCCTCTTCCAAAAGATCAAGGAAAGCGCGTAGTTGTTTTGAACGAATCGGGTGACGCATTTTCCTTAAAGCTTTAGCTTCAATCTGACGAATACGTTCTCGGGTCACGTTAAACGCTGATCCTACTTCTTCTAATGTTTTAGGCTTCCCATCTAAAAGACCAAAACGATGAATCAATACAAATCTCTCTCGATCTGTAAGAGTCTTCAAAACCTCTTTCATCTTATCTTTAAGCATCGAATAGCCCGTAGCTTCTGCTGGAGATTCTACACCGGTATCTTCTAAGAAATCACCAAAAGAGCTTTCGCCTCCTTCACCAACTTCCGCCTGTAAAGAAATAGGATGCTGGGCAATTTTGTAAATCTCCCGCACCCGATCAGGAGTTAATCCTAATTCTTCGGCTAATTCCTCTGGAGTGGGTTCTTTACCCGTTTCCATCATCAATTTTTTGGCGCCACGAAGAACTTTATTTATGGTTTCAATCATGTGCACAGGAATACGAATAGTTCGCGCTTGATCCGCTATAGCACGAGTAACTGCCTGACGAATCCACCAAGTAGCGTAAGTAGAAAATTTATATCCTCTGCGGTATTCAAATTTTTCTACAGCCTTCATCAACCCCATGTTGCCCTCTTGAATCAAATCTAAGAAGGATAAACCACGGTTTGTATATTTTTTAGCTATGGAAATTACTAAACGTAAATTGGATTCAACCATCTCTTTTTTAGCTTCCTGGCTCTTGTCCATCCAACGTTGCAACATACGCACGTCTTTTTTAAACTCTTCCAGGGTTCGTCCTGCAGCGACTTCTCGTTTATACAATCTACGTTTAGCAGCGTCTAATTTTGCTGCTGCGAATTTGTTTCTTTCTGCTCGAACTTTTAAATCATTAATTTGCTGCTCTAACTGCAAGAAGGAGTCGTATGCTTTAAAGACAACTTCGCCAAAATCCTCTGTAACATTGTGACGACAGTGGAAACAACGTAAATACGCTTGTGTACGGATACGACATTTTTCTAAATTATCATTTAATTTCGCACTTTCTTGTTTTGATAAATTACTCTGCTTCAATGCTAAGAGAAGTGATTCTAGATAGACATCCTCTTCCTTAAGTAAAGTAATTAACTTAGGAAGCAACTTAAGAAAATGCGCCTTATCTTCTACTTCTTTTTCTGAAATAAT
This portion of the Chlamydia crocodili genome encodes:
- the folP gene encoding dihydropteroate synthase, producing the protein MTTAQFICLSLGSNLGNRFENFRRAFSLLKELDIENLQSSIILETKALLFPGSPEEWDLPFFNSVLIGKTTLSPKQLLEGIKHIERRLGRDSDALPWSPRILDIDILLYGDENYQQKDISIPHERILERPFLLSLVASLCPTRKFHQPASEYHLKTFGEIAHLLPCPQEMILNSFSPSTLLMGIVNVTDNSISDGGLYLEASKAVAHAEKLFAHGASVIDFGGQATNPKVKQLLDVEQEWARLEPVLKLLAEKWIGRKQYPDVSLDTFYPEIIRRALEIYPIRWINDVSGGSKEMAEIARDANLLLVINHSCSLPPRADKTLAFTSCASDQLLNWGEKQIEAFVELGLHQDQIIFDPGIGFGTTQIQALNVLHKMNNFRKLGCATLVGHSRKSCFALLGKYDAKDRDWETVSLSVLLQQQGVNYLRVHDVEANQRVLSAAAWPGVYV
- the folB gene encoding dihydroneopterin aldolase, producing MIPDFRVWVRLGCSPEERHFKQPILVSTVLSFFEEPSVCVSDDLNDACCYVEITSLIEEVASSKPCALVECLAKFLMDALESKLKNKASKIDLEVRKERPPVPNLLKPICFKISRNISL
- a CDS encoding RNA polymerase sigma factor; translation: MLMNTQNGQATEAAHEEEAQKKLEELVSLAKDQGFITYEEINEILPMSFDTPEQIDQVLIFLTGMDIQVLNQADVERQKERKKEAKELEGLAKRTEGTPDDPVRMYLKEMGTVPLLTREEEVEISKRIEKAQVQIERIILRFRYSSKEAISIAQYLINGKERFDKIISEKEVEDKAHFLKLLPKLITLLKEEDVYLESLLLALKQSNLSKQESAKLNDNLEKCRIRTQAYLRCFHCRHNVTEDFGEVVFKAYDSFLQLEQQINDLKVRAERNKFAAAKLDAAKRRLYKREVAAGRTLEEFKKDVRMLQRWMDKSQEAKKEMVESNLRLVISIAKKYTNRGLSFLDLIQEGNMGLMKAVEKFEYRRGYKFSTYATWWIRQAVTRAIADQARTIRIPVHMIETINKVLRGAKKLMMETGKEPTPEELAEELGLTPDRVREIYKIAQHPISLQAEVGEGGESSFGDFLEDTGVESPAEATGYSMLKDKMKEVLKTLTDRERFVLIHRFGLLDGKPKTLEEVGSAFNVTRERIRQIEAKALRKMRHPIRSKQLRAFLDLLEEEKTGSGKAKNIKGK
- a CDS encoding putative folate metabolism gamma-glutamate ligase — translated: MKVSPIVTRRVHVHDDLYEILEESLPSLSENSIIALSSKVLSLCEGAVVDTKTTTKEDLIKQESDAYVYSACHDLYLTKKRGILIPSAGIDESNAQDYYVLYPRDLLASTNALGAWLKSSYHLENLGVIIVDSHTTPMRRGVLGLGLCWYGFSPLYSYVGKPDCFGRPLRMTQINLLDALAVSAVLCMGEGDEHTPLALIEDAPKITFHSSPTLQSDLSLLDIDETEDLYGPILRSVAWESTHF
- a CDS encoding dihydrofolate reductase, which gives rise to MYKILGITACDPNGVIGKQGKLPWNYPEDINFFSKTIENMPLIMGRKTFESLPDKYTKNRKAIIFSKNFHENSEGRVWVSSLEEFRNLELPSPIFLVGGGDLFSLFLENHMLHGCFVTHIHKYYDGDAFFPLSLLEGWKKTILDEKEDLTFCYYESFTNCHA